DNA from Leptospira mayottensis 200901116:
CGGAAAAGAAAGCAAAAAACCGGAGGATTTGCTTGGTGGTCGGGATTCGGAGATGAATAAATTGATCATGAATAGATCAGGGCAAACAAATCAGGGAGCGGCTACTGTCGGAATCATTCGAGTTTTTAGAATTAAGGTTACGATCAAATATCCCACTGGAAATGGAATGGAATCTTACACGGCGGAAACGTTTAAGTCCGCGCAATATTAAGAGTTTAAAATGAAAATGAAGAATACCCACTTCAAACGAAACGGTTTTACACTGATCGAAATTTCAATCGTGGTGATGATTTTGGGCGTCATATTTGTCGGAATTTTTTCTACGTATTACACCTCTCTTAGAATTTCCAGAGAATCTTCTTCTTCAGGAGGAGCGGCAAAAAGGGATATTCTTCTTGCGATTGAAAATATTCGAAGTACGATCTCGATGACATATTTCCATCAAACTCAAAGGAGACTGATCTTTATTGGTAAAAACGAAGGAAGGGGAACCGATCGTAAAGATCGTTTGGATTTTGCGGCCACACATCCGAATTCGGAAGAGACTTCCATGCCGGAAGTGAGAGAAGTCTCTTTCTACTTAAAACCGATGCCGGATAACTCCGGTTATAATCTACTCATACGCAGAGAGGATGAAATGGTAGATCGTTACCCGAAATCTGGAGGGACAGAATATACTTTGCTGACTTACGTGAAAAGTTTTCAGCTCAGATATTCCAGAACTGGAACGAAATGGGAAGACGAATGGGATTCGAAACTTACCAAATCGATTCCAAG
Protein-coding regions in this window:
- a CDS encoding type II secretion system protein GspJ → MKMKNTHFKRNGFTLIEISIVVMILGVIFVGIFSTYYTSLRISRESSSSGGAAKRDILLAIENIRSTISMTYFHQTQRRLIFIGKNEGRGTDRKDRLDFAATHPNSEETSMPEVREVSFYLKPMPDNSGYNLLIRREDEMVDRYPKSGGTEYTLLTYVKSFQLRYSRTGTKWEDEWDSKLTKSIPRLIRIELIVNSGKKEVRYETLAFPGILFK